The genomic interval GTAGATAATGGTTTGCATAAATTGTCAAAGCCTTTTACTATGGCACATGAATTTGCCCATGGAATGGGTTGGACTCATGAAGGAGATTGTAATTTTATTGCCTATTTGGCTTGTATTCAAAGTTCAGACCCATTTATAAGATATTCTGCGGAAATTAATTATTGGAGATATTTATTGTCGAATGCTCGTAAAAATCATCCTGAACTATTTAAGGAAATAAGAAATGGAATGGATTCACTCGTATTAAAGGATTTAATTGAAATAGATACTGCGAATGATAGGTATCCTGAAATCTTACCAAATTTAAGAAATTGGTTTTATGATTGGTATTTGAAAAAACACGGTATACAATCTGGAGAAAAAAGTTATTCAGAATTAATAAGTATGCTCATTAACTATCAGAAATCTATAAATTAAAATGTTCAGATTGGCGATCTTAAAAATATTGCAATTTCTATAAAATTGGAATTTGTATTTTAATAACTTGCAATTTCAAATGGATTGCATTCATGATTTATTCATTTGATATTTATAGAATCATTATTCTATTGCTGGAATTCATTGGATAAATTTAATTTGAAAACGAATAATAAGGAAATAGCAATTAGCAATCCAAGGAGTTTCATTGTAATTTATTAAGAATATTAATTAATTCAATGTTTAGTTGTTCAATAGCTTTTTGTAATTGCCAGTTTTCTTTGTTTCTTGGTTCTACATAATTTGAAATACTTCGGATTGAAAGGAATGGCACATCCAGGGTTCGGCAAGCATAGAATAAACCTATGCCTTCCATACTCTCAACATCGCCGTTAAATTTATTAATTATTTGATCTATTGTGAATTGGTTTCCACTTGTTTTATTAACACTTAATCCATGAACTTGCTTTAAATTAGTTTGAATGGTTTTGTGCGTTTTTAAAATTTTACCATTTTGATATGGAAATCTATTTTTATCCAAGAGTCCTAAAGTAAAGGCATCTATAAGTTCTCCTTGTTGGTTTTCAGCACCAAGATCTGCCCATTCTTCAGATATCACTTCAACAAGGCTCCCAGGTGGCAAAGTAGCATGATAGCTACCGGATACTCCTGCATGGATAATAAATGACAGCTTTGGAATTTGTTGATATCTAGCCAATGCAAATGCCATCATCATGCTGCTAATACCAGTCACCAATGGACTGATCTGAAGTCCATCTTTTTCATATTCGAGAAACGAATTTTTTTTCCAGGTATCTTCAAAATGGTTTAGACAAGGTTTGATTTCATTTTCAGTAGCACTTACAAGCAGAACTCTCATTTAAAATTATTAGTTTAGTGATATAGATAATCCAATCGAAGGGCTCATACCTAAAGGGATGTGATATTCTATGGCGGAGGTCATCTGGTATCGTTTTCTGAGTTGCAATTGGAATGCAAAGCTATACATTGGTCCGGAAGTATTTATACCGCAAATTACAGCACGGCCATAAATGGGTGTGTATATGAATCCAAAATGAAGGGTTTGTTTAAGAATTCCATGTTTTTGTATTTCAACCAGGATATGAAAGGTTTCATTCACCTGATAGTTGAATCCAAATTTGAAAACAGCGGGATAAGCATATAGAGATTTACTTTGGATAGGCAGTGGATTTTTGATTACAAAGCCAACAAGAAGATTGGGAAGAAGCTTAGTTTGTAAGCCAACAGCATAAGTGATATTCATTAAATCATTACTTTCTGGTGTTTGCGTATGAATATATCCAGCGCTAATTCCAAGATTTGTTTTTTCGTTTAATTTTTTTCCATAACTTATCAAGAACAATAAATCTTTTAGTTCATTACTACCATCAACGGCCATTTCAAACCCTATACCCGATGCTTTTTTTATTGGGAGACTCATGTTAAAGCTAGTTTCAAAAATTCCGTTTACCAAAAAATAGTTATAGGATTCGAATTGGAAATTTATTGTTTTAAGACTCCCTAAATGAGCTGGATTCATCAAGCTATTTAATGAATTCCAGGTGCAAATTCCGGTTTGGCCAGCACCCCTAGAACTTGAGCTAATCCCTGAAGACAAGATAGAGTGCTGACCTAAAACCGGTAAACCAAACAGTACGCTGAATATGAAAATCAATAATACCACGAAGCGAAGCTAGCCTACGGCTATGTTAATCCGCAAGTTTAAAGCTTAAGTTTATTGAACCCCAGAACTTATTTATTTAGTTTCAGATATTGCTGATTAAGGATTTATGGAATCATTTATAAATTACCCATTGAAACCAATTTCTTTTGAAAGTGATTTGACTTGTATCTTTGTATCAAGGCAGCAATTCAATTATTTGTTATTTTATTTGAATACAGTTTTATGAAGGAGATATTTTCAGAACAAATTATAAAAGCATATCAATTTCAAGGTATTGGTATTAGTTTGGGATCAGCCATGATTGGGTCTGAAGTAATACCAGATGCGAAAGTGAATCTTTCATTAAAAATGTTAAACCGGCATGGATTGATTGCCGGAGCTACAGGTACAGGAAAAACCAAAACGCTACAAGTATTAGCAGAGCAAATTTCTGCTCATGGTGTTTCCTGTGTATTAATGGATATCAAAGGTGACTTAAGTGGCATTGCAAAACAAGGTGTTCTAAATTCTAAAATTGAAGACCGGCACAAGGCAATTGGTATTGAATGGAATCCAAGGGATAATTTCATTGAATTTCTCAGTATATCCTCGGAAGCAGGCACAAAATTGCGAGCTACTGTTTCAGAATTTGGGCCTGTCTTATTTTCGAAAATTTTAGGTTTGAATGATACGCAGGAAAGTGTATTATCAATGATCTTTAAATTTTGTGACGACAATGGACTTTTACTCTTGGATCTTGAAGATTTGAAAAAAGTAATCCAATATATTGGTGATGAAGGAAAAGAAATCATTGAAAAAGAATTTGGATCATTTTCTACGGTATCAACAGGTACCATACTAAGAAAAATTATAGAACTAGAACAACAAGGAGCGACTGCATTTTTTGGCGAGCGTTCTTTTGAAGTCGAAGATCTTGTTAGGCAAGATTCAAAGGGCAGGGGAGTAATTAGCATTTTAAGAGTTACAGATATTCAGGATAAACCTAAACTTTTTAGCACGTATATGCTGCAAATGTTAGCAGAAATTTATTCTAAATTCCCGGAATTGGGAGATCAGGATAAACCGAAGTTAGTATTTTTTATTGATGAAGCGCATTTGTTATTTGAAGAGGCAAGTTCGGCCTTGTTAAATCAATTGGAAACGGTTATTAAACTTATTCGATCAAAAGGAATTGGTTTGTTTTTTATAACCCAAAATCCAATTGATATTCCGGAATCGATATTAGCTCAATTAGGGCTTAAAGTGCAACATGCACTTAGAGCATTTACAGCTAAAGACAGGAAAGCTATTAAAATGGCAGCCGAGAATTATCCAGAAACTAAGTTTTATGATGTAGCTGAATTAATAACCCAGCTAGGAATTGGTGAAGCGTTTGTTACCGGGTTGAATGAAAAGGGAATTCCAACTCCATTAGTGCATACGATGATGCGCGCACCAGAATCGAGAATGGATATAGTGTCTGAGGATGAATTGAAAGAAATTATTCGTAAATCTGAAATTGCAGCATACTATAATGAGGTTATAAACAGAGAAAGTGCAGCTGAGATCCTGTTGCAAAAAATGGAACAAGTGGATGAAAAAGAAGCTCCTGCTACAGAAAAAAGAAAAGGTAAATCCGTTCTGGAAAAGGTAATAGACAGTACCGTCACACGCCAGGTAGGTAGAACTGTAGCCAGAGAATTGACAAGAGGTTTGTTAGGTATGTTTGGCATTAAAACAAGTACCACCAGAAAGAAAACTTGGTTTTGATTTTACTAAATTTGTTTGGAAACAGAATCAATGACAAAATAGGGTCTAAAATAAACCAATGCAATTAATTTATTAATTCTTGTTACCGGTTAAATTGAGTTTATAAAATTATTTTTTTGGTCCAGGTTTAAAGGATTCCTGAAAATTTTGGTAAGGGGTAGTTTTATAATGATTACCTCCAAAATAATTTGAAATAATTTCAAAGGTATCTGCATCCTGATAACCAGGTAATGGTTGTATCGTTTTAAAATCTTCATCCATAAAAACAAAGGTAGGATAGGAGAGTTGTCCATTCGTAATTTCAATTGCCAATTGATGAACACCGCGATTGCCACTTGGCATATACTTGTAAACTTTAGATTTAAAAGTAATATCTTCTTTTTGCTCTGCGTTAAATTTTACTGCGTAATAGTTTTTGTTTAAATATTTTATGATTCTAGGATCCTGAAAGGTAGAAGCATCCATTCGTTTACACCATCCACACCAATCTGTAAAAACGTCGACCATAATTTTACGTTTTTGCTTTTTCATCAAGCTTTGTGCCTGGTCCCAATTAACCCAATTGATTTTTTCTTGAGTGTAAGAAATAGAAACGGTTGAAAACAAGAAAACCAGGATGAGCGCTCCAGACAGGGTAAACTTAGTTGACGAATGATTCATTCTTAGATAGTATTTTTATATAATAGACGACAAAATAACAATGAAGTAACCGAAATAACAAGCATAAAGGTTTTTAATGGCTTCACTTTAAAACAACTTTAACTAAGATTATTGGTTTTCGTGAGATAATGTATTACATCTTTATCTAATATTAGGCTATTCTCTAGGAATCCTTGAATCGAAGGAGCTTCAATTCCTTCCTTTAAATAGAGTGCAGTATTCGTAATAATGCGGGCTTCATCCCAAAATCCTGATTTGTAAAAATATTGAATTGTCTTTGCACCTCCTTCAACTAAAAGGGTTCCAATGCCTAAATGGATTAATTTTTCTAATAAA from Saprospiraceae bacterium carries:
- the mqnB gene encoding futalosine hydrolase — its product is MRVLLVSATENEIKPCLNHFEDTWKKNSFLEYEKDGLQISPLVTGISSMMMAFALARYQQIPKLSFIIHAGVSGSYHATLPPGSLVEVISEEWADLGAENQQGELIDAFTLGLLDKNRFPYQNGKILKTHKTIQTNLKQVHGLSVNKTSGNQFTIDQIINKFNGDVESMEGIGLFYACRTLDVPFLSIRSISNYVEPRNKENWQLQKAIEQLNIELINILNKLQ
- a CDS encoding DUF853 family protein — encoded protein: MKEIFSEQIIKAYQFQGIGISLGSAMIGSEVIPDAKVNLSLKMLNRHGLIAGATGTGKTKTLQVLAEQISAHGVSCVLMDIKGDLSGIAKQGVLNSKIEDRHKAIGIEWNPRDNFIEFLSISSEAGTKLRATVSEFGPVLFSKILGLNDTQESVLSMIFKFCDDNGLLLLDLEDLKKVIQYIGDEGKEIIEKEFGSFSTVSTGTILRKIIELEQQGATAFFGERSFEVEDLVRQDSKGRGVISILRVTDIQDKPKLFSTYMLQMLAEIYSKFPELGDQDKPKLVFFIDEAHLLFEEASSALLNQLETVIKLIRSKGIGLFFITQNPIDIPESILAQLGLKVQHALRAFTAKDRKAIKMAAENYPETKFYDVAELITQLGIGEAFVTGLNEKGIPTPLVHTMMRAPESRMDIVSEDELKEIIRKSEIAAYYNEVINRESAAEILLQKMEQVDEKEAPATEKRKGKSVLEKVIDSTVTRQVGRTVARELTRGLLGMFGIKTSTTRKKTWF
- a CDS encoding DUF255 domain-containing protein; translated protein: MNHSSTKFTLSGALILVFLFSTVSISYTQEKINWVNWDQAQSLMKKQKRKIMVDVFTDWCGWCKRMDASTFQDPRIIKYLNKNYYAVKFNAEQKEDITFKSKVYKYMPSGNRGVHQLAIEITNGQLSYPTFVFMDEDFKTIQPLPGYQDADTFEIISNYFGGNHYKTTPYQNFQESFKPGPKK